GCCGGCTTCGCCCACCGGCCAGTACAGCGGGGTGGGTTGGAGGTCGATTTCGGTGACGATTTCGTCGACAAGCTCCAGCGGCTCGCGCCCCACACGGTCCCACTTGTTGATCAACGTGACAATCGGCAGGCCGCGCGCCTTGCACACGCGGAACAGTTTCAGCGTCTGCGGCTCGAGGCCCTTCGCGGCGTCGATAAGCATCACGGCGGCGTCGACGGCGGAGAGCACACGGTAGGTGTCTTCGGAAAAGTCCGCGTGGCCCGGGGTGTCCACCAGGTTGACCACGTACGGCTCGCCCTCGTGGCCCTCCGGAGCGTATTCGAACTGCAGCGCCGACGACGCCACCGAGATGCCGCGCTCCTTTTCCATCTCCATCCAGTCCGACACAGTGGACTTTCGGTTGCCCTTGCCATGCACCGCGCCAGCCTCCGCGATGACGTGCGCGTGCAGCGCCAGCGCCTCCGTCAGCGTCGACTTACCGGCGTCCGGGTGGGCGATGACAGCGAACGTGCGGCGGCGGGAGGCCTCGGAAACAGTGCTCATGGGCGGTTAGCTTATCGACGACCCACCCGAAGAGTACAGTCGCGCACATGACAACAATTGGTGTGATTTTAGGATCTATCCGCGAAGGCCGCTTCGGCGAAGGCGTCGCCCACTGGGTGCGCGAAACCGGCCAGGCGCACGACGGCGTTGAGTACAAGCTGCTCGACCTCGCCGACTTCAACGTCCCGGCACTCACCGCCGCGGTTGTCCCAGGCGCCGCGAGCAAGCAGTATGACGACGAGGCTGTCACCGCCTGGTCGAAGGCCGTGGACGCCTGCGACGGGTTCGTCTTTGTCACGCCCGAGTACAACCGCTCCGTGCCGGGCACGATGAAAAACGCCTTCGACTCGCTCGGTTCCGAGTGGGCGGACAAGCCGGTCGCATTCGTCGGCTACAGTGCTACCGGCGCCATCCGCGCGATCGAACACTGGCGCCAGATCGTGTCCAATTTCTCCATGTTCGACATCCGCAACCAGGTGGGCGTCAACATCTTCGGCACCGAATTTGAGCAGGAAAAGGCTGCGAACGCTGACCTGCTGGAGTGCACCCTCGCAGACTTGGAGGCCGCAGTTAGCGCGCGTGGATAACGTTCTGCGCTTGCGCTAAGCCCTTATCGACGACCAGGCGCGCGGCCTCCGCAGCCGCCGCCAGGTCCTCCTCGCCGGAGATGTCGCTGAGCACCCAATCGGGCACCGCCGTTCCCTGTGGCGGTCGGCCGATGCCGATGCGCACGCGGATGTAGTCGCGCGTGCCTAGGTGCTCGGTGATCGACTTCAGCCCGTTGTGGCCGTTTTCGTTCCCGCCCAATTTCACGCGGGTTTTGCCGGCGGGCAGGTCGAGCTCGTCGTGAAGCACGATGATCCGCTCCGGAGGGATGTTGAACTTGCGGGCCAGGGGAGCGACCGCTTCGCCCGAGAGGTTCATGTACGTCTGCGGCTTGCAGCGCGCCACGCCGTCGAGTTTCGGCAGCTCGTCGAGCGCGAGAAAGCCCACGTTGTGCTTCGTGCGCGCGTACTCCGTACCCGGGTTGCCCAGCCCCACAACCAGCCAGTCGGCTTTGGGGCGCCTGAAGAATCCGAACACGCTACATCACCCGCGTGGTGTTCTCGATCGCGCCGAGGCCCTCAATCTCGACGCGCACCGTGTCGCCGTCTGCGAGGTAGCGCTTCGGGTTGCGCGCGTGGCCGACCCCGTCCGGGGTGCCGGTGGCGATCACGTCGCCCGGCTCGAGCGGGTAGAGGTGCGAAATGAACTCGATGAGCTTCGCCGGGGTGAACACGAGGTCGTCGGTTAGCGAGTGCTGCATCA
Above is a genomic segment from Corynebacterium lujinxingii containing:
- a CDS encoding NADPH-dependent FMN reductase yields the protein MTTIGVILGSIREGRFGEGVAHWVRETGQAHDGVEYKLLDLADFNVPALTAAVVPGAASKQYDDEAVTAWSKAVDACDGFVFVTPEYNRSVPGTMKNAFDSLGSEWADKPVAFVGYSATGAIRAIEHWRQIVSNFSMFDIRNQVGVNIFGTEFEQEKAANADLLECTLADLEAAVSARG
- the pth gene encoding aminoacyl-tRNA hydrolase, with product MFGFFRRPKADWLVVGLGNPGTEYARTKHNVGFLALDELPKLDGVARCKPQTYMNLSGEAVAPLARKFNIPPERIIVLHDELDLPAGKTRVKLGGNENGHNGLKSITEHLGTRDYIRVRIGIGRPPQGTAVPDWVLSDISGEEDLAAAAEAARLVVDKGLAQAQNVIHAR